A stretch of the Paenibacillus dendritiformis genome encodes the following:
- a CDS encoding substrate-binding domain-containing protein, with the protein MLGLLAFILLAASACGSGGTGTGNGGASGQTANGGASGEDKGKQGQAEGAEGSGQPPIRIGVLASMTGALESYGKQSARGFELGIDYATGGTRTVAGRSIEFIIEDTETKPDVAVKKATKLLETDKVDFLVGSSSSGDTLAVVPLAEEYEKVMVVEPAVADSITGELWNRHVFRTARNSSQDVAAGAAAIAKPGVKIATFAPDGAFGRDGIAAFVEAAEKLGAVIVEEQYADAAATDFTANIQKIVSAKPDYLFIVWAGANTPWKQLQDMKVREQGIKISTGAPDIAALKTMHELEGMEGFSVYYYTLPDNEVNQWLVEEHQKRFHGDLPDLFTPGGMSAAIAIVEALKKTGGEADTEKLIAAMEGMSFESPKGKMTFRAEDHQALQTLYAVTLKKRDGLDYPEPVLIRELSPEETAPPVRNKR; encoded by the coding sequence ATGCTCGGTCTGCTTGCATTCATCCTGCTCGCCGCCTCCGCTTGCGGCAGCGGAGGCACGGGAACCGGCAATGGCGGCGCCTCCGGCCAGACGGCGAACGGCGGCGCTTCCGGGGAAGACAAGGGGAAGCAAGGGCAGGCCGAAGGCGCGGAAGGATCCGGGCAGCCGCCGATTCGAATCGGCGTGCTCGCCTCGATGACGGGCGCTCTCGAATCATACGGCAAGCAGAGCGCGCGCGGATTCGAGCTCGGCATTGACTACGCGACCGGGGGAACGAGAACCGTGGCCGGCCGCAGCATCGAGTTCATCATCGAAGATACGGAGACGAAGCCCGATGTGGCCGTCAAGAAAGCGACCAAGCTGCTCGAGACCGATAAAGTCGATTTTCTCGTCGGCTCCTCCAGCTCGGGCGATACGCTTGCCGTGGTTCCGTTGGCGGAAGAGTATGAGAAGGTGATGGTCGTCGAGCCGGCGGTTGCCGACAGCATTACCGGGGAGCTCTGGAACCGGCATGTGTTCCGCACGGCGCGCAATTCTTCGCAGGATGTGGCGGCCGGCGCGGCGGCGATAGCGAAGCCGGGCGTCAAGATCGCCACGTTCGCTCCCGATGGCGCGTTCGGCCGGGACGGCATCGCCGCATTCGTCGAAGCGGCGGAGAAGCTGGGGGCGGTGATTGTGGAGGAGCAGTATGCGGATGCCGCGGCGACCGATTTCACGGCGAACATTCAGAAGATCGTGAGCGCCAAGCCGGATTATTTGTTCATTGTCTGGGCCGGGGCGAACACGCCCTGGAAGCAGCTCCAGGATATGAAGGTACGGGAGCAGGGCATTAAAATATCGACCGGCGCGCCGGATATCGCCGCGCTCAAGACGATGCACGAGCTGGAGGGAATGGAAGGATTCTCGGTGTACTATTACACGCTGCCGGACAATGAGGTCAATCAATGGCTGGTGGAAGAGCATCAGAAGCGGTTCCATGGCGATCTGCCGGATCTGTTCACGCCGGGAGGAATGTCGGCCGCGATCGCGATTGTCGAAGCGCTGAAGAAAACCGGGGGCGAGGCGGACACGGAGAAATTGATTGCGGCGATGGAAGGGATGAGCTTCGAGTCCCCCAAGGGCAAGATGACGTTCCGGGCCGAAGATCACCAGGCCTTGCAGACCTTGTATGCGGTTACATTGAAAAAGCGGGACGGGCTCGATTATCCGGAGCCGGTGCTGATTCGCGAGCTGTCGCCGGAGGAGACGGCTCCGCCGGTACGCAACAAACGGTAA
- a CDS encoding ABC transporter ATP-binding protein — protein MTLLQVQGIETHIGQFHILQGVTFEAKAGEITVLLGRNGAGKTTALRSIMGLTPVSRGEIRFQGERIEALPTHRIARQGIGYVPEDQGIFPELTVGETMRIAMRRHDDETKARLEWALELFPDLRAFWDRKSGLLSGGQKQMLAISRAYVNENRLLLIDEPSKGLAPIMVEKLMQAIEQMKAKTTVLLVEQNFMMASRIGDRYFLMDEGRIAAAGTMEELRRDEATRRKYLGIA, from the coding sequence ATGACGCTGCTGCAAGTGCAAGGAATTGAGACGCATATCGGGCAATTCCATATATTACAGGGCGTGACCTTCGAGGCGAAGGCAGGCGAGATTACGGTGCTGCTGGGGAGGAACGGCGCAGGCAAGACGACCGCCCTCCGATCGATCATGGGCCTGACTCCGGTATCCAGGGGCGAGATCCGCTTCCAGGGCGAGCGAATCGAAGCGCTGCCCACGCATCGGATCGCGCGTCAGGGCATCGGATATGTTCCGGAGGATCAGGGGATTTTTCCCGAACTGACGGTAGGGGAGACGATGCGCATCGCGATGAGGCGCCATGACGACGAGACGAAGGCGCGGCTCGAATGGGCGCTGGAGCTGTTTCCGGATTTGCGCGCCTTCTGGGACCGCAAATCCGGGCTGCTCAGCGGGGGGCAGAAGCAGATGCTGGCGATCTCCCGCGCCTATGTGAATGAGAATCGGCTCTTGCTTATCGATGAACCGAGCAAGGGACTCGCTCCGATTATGGTGGAGAAGCTGATGCAGGCCATCGAGCAGATGAAGGCGAAGACGACCGTGCTCTTGGTGGAACAGAACTTCATGATGGCGAGCCGCATCGGGGACCGGTACTTCCTAATGGATGAAGGCCGCATCGCGGCCGCAGGCACGATGGAGGAATTGCGGCGGGACGAAGCGACAAGGCGCAAATATTTGGGCATCGCCTAG
- a CDS encoding 3-oxoacyl-ACP synthase: MIGNGYDAENAIRLLATGIYIPEGRMTSAEIARASGIPQEIVETKLGIKQKPVPGPEDHACEMGVRAARQALARAGIDPVEIDLVIYIGEEHKEYPVWTAALKLQDELGAVNAWGFDLSSRCCTALMAVKTAKAMMQGDARISTVLLAGGYRNGDLIDLSDPDTRFMANLGAGGGAMILRRGAGAAYPEVMETAVITDGSFAEDVIVQAGGTKQPLTAELIAQGEPRFRVPDPGRMKSRLDAVSMARFAEVVERSVRGSGWRPDEIDCLGLLHMKRSAHEAVLRALGIPARRSVYLDEFGHIGQFDPMICIELGVKQGLIRPGSVVVLAAAGIGYAWGALTLKWGESV; encoded by the coding sequence ATGATCGGTAACGGATATGATGCGGAGAACGCGATCCGCTTGCTGGCCACGGGGATCTATATCCCGGAAGGGCGGATGACGAGCGCGGAGATCGCGCGAGCGTCCGGGATACCGCAGGAGATCGTCGAGACGAAGCTTGGCATCAAGCAAAAACCGGTTCCCGGACCGGAGGATCACGCATGCGAGATGGGGGTGCGGGCGGCACGGCAAGCGCTGGCGCGGGCGGGGATCGATCCGGTCGAGATCGATCTTGTCATCTATATTGGCGAGGAGCATAAAGAATATCCGGTATGGACGGCCGCTCTGAAGCTGCAGGACGAGTTGGGCGCCGTTAACGCCTGGGGCTTTGATCTGTCGTCCCGCTGCTGCACCGCGTTGATGGCCGTGAAGACGGCGAAGGCGATGATGCAGGGAGATGCGCGCATTTCGACCGTGCTGCTGGCGGGGGGATACCGCAACGGGGATCTCATCGATCTGTCCGATCCCGATACCCGCTTCATGGCCAATCTCGGGGCCGGAGGCGGGGCGATGATTTTGCGCCGGGGCGCCGGGGCCGCGTACCCGGAAGTGATGGAGACGGCCGTGATAACGGACGGATCGTTCGCCGAGGATGTCATTGTTCAGGCGGGCGGGACCAAGCAGCCGTTGACCGCCGAGCTGATCGCGCAAGGAGAGCCGCGGTTCCGGGTCCCTGATCCCGGCCGGATGAAAAGCCGGCTCGACGCGGTGTCGATGGCACGGTTCGCCGAGGTGGTGGAACGCTCCGTCCGCGGCAGCGGCTGGCGTCCAGACGAAATCGATTGTCTCGGTCTGCTCCACATGAAGCGCTCCGCCCATGAGGCGGTGCTCCGGGCGCTTGGCATTCCGGCCCGGCGATCGGTATATCTGGATGAATTCGGGCATATCGGTCAATTCGATCCGATGATATGCATCGAGCTGGGCGTGAAGCAAGGCCTGATTCGCCCGGGGAGCGTCGTGGTGCTGGCCGCGGCGGGCATCGGTTATGCCTGGGGGGCGCTCACATTGAAATGGGGGGAATCCGTATGA
- a CDS encoding branched-chain amino acid ABC transporter permease: protein MNGIINLLVNGLATGMLIFLLASGLTLIFGLMGVLNFAHGGLFAWGAYGGVWLYAATGSFAAALIGAVLMGMLLGLAMERLVIRPVYGHPIRQILITLGAMLVLSELLKVGFGPNPLKAAVPPLLNGSWEMGGIIFIKYRLFIIGIGALVFAGLLFVLKRTKIGLIVRAGVMNPEMVQALGIPIRRVFTLVFMAGAGLAALGGALLAPYSGVIFAEMGMQFAILAFIVVVIGGMGSIPGSALAAVLVGLSGAFMAYYVPELSLAANMLLMVIVLLIKPSGLFGAKGGAG from the coding sequence TTGAATGGCATTATCAATTTGCTTGTGAACGGGCTGGCGACGGGAATGCTGATTTTCTTGTTGGCATCCGGACTTACGCTGATCTTCGGGCTGATGGGCGTGCTGAACTTCGCGCATGGCGGATTGTTCGCCTGGGGAGCGTATGGCGGAGTATGGCTGTACGCCGCGACAGGTTCGTTCGCCGCCGCCCTCATCGGAGCCGTCTTGATGGGCATGCTGCTCGGCCTGGCCATGGAGCGGCTCGTCATCCGGCCCGTGTACGGCCATCCGATCCGCCAGATACTCATTACGCTGGGCGCGATGCTCGTCTTGAGCGAGCTCCTGAAGGTCGGGTTCGGCCCGAATCCGCTCAAGGCCGCCGTTCCGCCGCTGCTGAACGGGAGCTGGGAGATGGGCGGCATTATTTTCATTAAATACCGCTTATTCATTATTGGCATCGGGGCGCTTGTCTTTGCCGGGCTGCTGTTCGTGCTGAAGCGGACGAAAATCGGCCTTATCGTGCGAGCCGGGGTGATGAATCCCGAGATGGTGCAGGCGCTGGGCATTCCGATCCGGCGCGTGTTTACGCTCGTATTCATGGCGGGAGCCGGTCTTGCGGCGCTTGGGGGAGCGCTCCTCGCGCCGTATTCGGGCGTCATCTTCGCCGAGATGGGCATGCAATTCGCCATCCTGGCCTTCATCGTCGTCGTCATCGGCGGCATGGGAAGCATTCCGGGCTCCGCGCTGGCGGCGGTGCTCGTCGGCCTGTCGGGCGCCTTCATGGCTTATTACGTGCCGGAGCTGTCGCTGGCGGCCAATATGCTGCTGATGGTCATCGTGCTGCTCATCAAGCCTTCCGGCTTGTTCGGGGCGAAGGGGGGAGCGGGATGA
- a CDS encoding alpha/beta fold hydrolase has protein sequence MKARAVLKSVRLPNGETLGYREREGGEEVLLLIHGNMNSSCHWDVALERLDPRYKLYAIDLRGFGISTYHEPIRALRDFADDVKLFARELGLDRFAVMGWSTGGGVAMELAADCPEAVTKLILLASVSTRGYPFYEDGGSGLPVRSRRIANYAGIEGLERNRLIAEAIARGDRIFLKRLYEAVIYDKNRPEEGRYEAYLDDMLTQRNLMDVYHALNTFNISVFDHEAAAGSGAVRRIAAPALVLRGDRDMVISEAMAAETLADLGAIARFVPLKDCGHSPLVDDPEQLLQAVEAFLAADSAVQPEA, from the coding sequence ATGAAGGCGAGGGCCGTATTGAAATCGGTTCGGCTTCCCAATGGGGAGACACTCGGTTACCGCGAACGGGAGGGCGGAGAGGAGGTCCTGCTGCTGATTCACGGCAATATGAATTCTTCTTGCCATTGGGATGTGGCGTTGGAGCGGCTGGATCCCCGCTATAAGCTGTACGCCATCGATTTGCGGGGCTTCGGCATCTCGACGTATCATGAACCGATCCGCGCTTTGCGCGACTTTGCCGATGACGTGAAGCTGTTCGCCCGGGAGCTTGGCCTGGACCGGTTCGCGGTCATGGGCTGGTCGACGGGCGGAGGCGTGGCGATGGAACTGGCCGCGGATTGTCCCGAGGCGGTGACGAAGCTGATCTTGTTGGCTTCGGTATCGACCCGCGGATATCCATTCTATGAAGATGGCGGCAGCGGCCTGCCGGTTCGGAGCAGACGAATCGCGAACTATGCGGGCATCGAGGGGCTGGAGCGCAATCGCTTGATCGCGGAGGCGATCGCACGGGGCGACCGCATATTTTTGAAGCGGCTGTATGAAGCAGTCATCTATGACAAGAACCGGCCGGAGGAAGGGCGTTATGAAGCGTATCTCGATGATATGCTGACGCAGCGCAACCTGATGGACGTCTATCATGCGCTCAATACGTTCAACATCAGCGTGTTCGACCATGAGGCGGCCGCCGGCAGCGGCGCGGTACGGCGGATTGCGGCTCCCGCGCTTGTGCTGCGCGGAGATCGGGACATGGTCATCAGCGAAGCGATGGCCGCCGAGACGCTGGCCGACTTGGGAGCGATCGCCCGGTTCGTCCCGCTGAAGGACTGCGGCCATTCTCCGCTGGTCGATGATCCGGAGCAGCTCCTGCAAGCGGTGGAGGCGTTCCTGGCGGCAGACAGCGCCGTGCAGCCGGAAGCATGA
- a CDS encoding branched-chain amino acid ABC transporter permease codes for MRTNRIGTAGFLAMVAALALLPAVNDSRSFLIVMTQICIFAIFAMSYDILLGYTGIVSFGHCMFFGIGAYASGIMLDRLGPSAGTLILSVLAGMLLSALLSYIVGMLSLRLKSHFYAMLTLAFSGLLLVLAEKWRSLTNGNDGFTFPIPAAMKDRTVLYFTALAAMAAIFLLLRRFTQSPAGRVLLAIRENEQRAESLGYAIIHYKVMATVVAGMAASLSGSLYVLTLRFVNTTVFGMDMTLSALLMTIIGGVGTLYGAIIGASLIEWAHHGLSELAKFHPVFERWIIFFGLLYIIVVLLFPAGIVGTLRNWSRRGEGGRTRDEGKAASRSVRKEEAG; via the coding sequence ATGAGAACGAACCGAATCGGAACAGCCGGATTCCTGGCGATGGTCGCCGCTCTGGCCTTGCTGCCCGCGGTCAATGATTCGCGCAGCTTCCTCATCGTCATGACGCAGATCTGCATTTTCGCGATTTTTGCCATGAGTTATGATATTTTGCTCGGCTATACGGGAATCGTCTCGTTCGGCCACTGTATGTTTTTCGGCATCGGGGCCTATGCGAGCGGGATTATGCTGGATCGGCTCGGCCCCTCCGCCGGAACGCTTATTTTGTCCGTACTGGCCGGCATGCTGCTGTCCGCGCTGCTCAGTTATATCGTAGGGATGCTCTCGCTGCGGCTGAAAAGCCACTTCTACGCGATGCTGACACTCGCCTTCTCGGGGCTGCTGCTGGTGCTGGCAGAGAAATGGCGCTCGCTGACGAACGGCAATGACGGCTTCACCTTTCCGATTCCGGCCGCGATGAAGGATCGGACGGTTCTGTACTTCACCGCGCTCGCGGCGATGGCCGCCATCTTCCTGCTGCTGCGCCGCTTTACGCAGTCTCCGGCCGGCCGGGTGCTGCTGGCCATTCGCGAAAATGAGCAGCGGGCCGAGTCGCTGGGCTACGCGATCATTCATTACAAAGTGATGGCCACCGTGGTCGCCGGGATGGCGGCCAGTCTGAGCGGGTCGCTGTATGTGCTGACATTGCGCTTCGTCAATACGACCGTCTTCGGGATGGATATGACGCTGAGCGCGCTGCTCATGACGATTATCGGCGGGGTAGGGACCTTGTACGGAGCCATCATCGGCGCTTCCCTCATTGAATGGGCGCATCACGGATTATCGGAATTGGCCAAATTCCATCCGGTATTCGAGCGCTGGATTATTTTTTTCGGCTTGCTGTATATTATCGTCGTGCTGCTGTTCCCGGCGGGAATCGTTGGCACGCTGCGCAACTGGTCAAGAAGGGGCGAAGGCGGCCGAACACGGGATGAGGGGAAGGCGGCTTCCCGGTCTGTGCGGAAGGAGGAAGCCGGATGA
- a CDS encoding BTAD domain-containing putative transcriptional regulator codes for MKEGRVLKMKLMPPPLKKQLLHRPRIAKQLSRIPDFPLTVVTSGPGFGKTTALSAFLRSSASVYAWYGVSPQDNDFIPFVSHIVYTLRQAVPGFGETMLGDMKGGSRSGSEDIYALADLFLNEVTSLPRQTLLIIDDYHLVEATDSIEQWMQYVLAYLPDSEKLRIVISSRSRPQWDRLASMRLHGHLLELAREDLAFNEEEIDVLFSDYYDYPLSSSEVRRIFEQTEGWIIAVQLIWQRLLASNGSVAEALEAPRETMEDLFQYLALELFQKQPPSMRTFMLETSIFDELTGEWCDAVSGRHGSHALLLQLCGSGMLSAVDERQFRYHTLFREFLAEQLGRQPERRESLLRQAVHVFAARKRYDLAIAQAAALRDPEEMALLLQDGGGELIRDGRLELVCAALAGLPERIKHRHPYLLVLQGDIFRYQCQYEASAEQYRLAEYGAGSAGNRMVQMLALEGQALLYLDTIRPGLAEPLLERAIALAEALYGFYPLLTDEAEAGLAAGQGPSDPDGNRPGPQAQASFSAYRPEWHGPAGGRQPLARLYAMMAENMLNAGRGMEAQIWYNRAIHADRDSRDWILEARLCLRTGRLREARAKLLRAEQLERGEGMPYHGLSYHPKTLSRSHREIDLLLSMIDSMRGEPAPAKRAAQEGMMHGIRLKAPFVEACGWMRMGHAAQLMDTYDAGVAADCYQEALAIMERLEVKRGSAEPYMGLCLLYGRARSAETALRYGQTAWDGTQSANDGWLTALIRLSMGMALFYADRCEEAGQVFRECGERFVACGDRFGCATAEMWLALIAYRLDRDSGFAVSMERCLTLAEQEGYSFLFTRRTLFGPSDTQQLIPPLIEAVRLDLCRAYAASLLSELGMDRLTYHPGYTLYIDTLGEFRVRLGDVELEEKDWQRGKAKELFQLLVTRRHRPASKEELLSELFPEAEEKAANRDFKVALNALNTALEPHRRARSAPYFILRRGQAYQLNPAAGWALDADRFEREIAGGLEAEDAAEAVSRLEEGLRLYDGDYMPDRRYEDWCIEERERLQVLFMRGAERLSRLYIASGAYEKAVRWAEAMTAKDRCWEEAYRILIACHLRMNNRNQALKWYRKCAAALQDELGIEPMASIRELMAAVTE; via the coding sequence ATGAAGGAAGGACGCGTGCTTAAAATGAAGCTGATGCCGCCTCCCTTGAAAAAGCAGCTGCTTCACCGTCCCCGTATTGCGAAGCAGTTGTCCCGTATCCCGGACTTTCCCCTTACGGTGGTGACGTCGGGCCCGGGGTTCGGCAAGACGACAGCGCTCTCCGCATTTCTTCGATCCTCTGCTTCGGTCTATGCATGGTACGGTGTATCTCCCCAAGACAATGACTTCATTCCATTTGTATCTCATATCGTCTATACGCTCAGGCAAGCGGTGCCCGGATTCGGGGAGACCATGCTTGGGGACATGAAGGGCGGAAGCCGGAGCGGCAGCGAGGATATTTATGCGTTGGCGGATTTGTTTTTAAATGAAGTGACATCGCTTCCACGGCAGACGCTGCTCATCATCGACGACTATCACCTGGTGGAAGCGACGGACAGCATCGAGCAGTGGATGCAGTATGTGCTGGCCTATCTGCCCGATTCCGAGAAGCTGCGAATCGTCATCTCCTCCCGTTCGCGGCCGCAATGGGACAGACTGGCTTCGATGCGTCTCCATGGCCATTTGCTTGAGCTCGCCAGAGAAGACCTCGCTTTTAATGAAGAAGAAATTGACGTTCTGTTCAGCGATTACTATGATTATCCGTTGTCGTCAAGTGAAGTCAGGCGGATCTTCGAGCAGACGGAAGGGTGGATCATCGCGGTTCAGCTGATTTGGCAGCGCTTACTTGCGTCGAACGGATCGGTTGCGGAAGCGCTGGAGGCTCCCCGGGAAACGATGGAGGACTTGTTCCAATACTTGGCCTTGGAGCTGTTCCAGAAGCAGCCGCCGTCTATGCGCACCTTCATGCTGGAGACGAGCATTTTCGATGAGCTGACCGGGGAGTGGTGCGATGCGGTATCCGGAAGGCACGGATCTCATGCGTTGCTCCTGCAACTGTGCGGCAGCGGCATGCTGTCGGCCGTCGATGAACGGCAATTCCGCTATCATACGCTGTTCCGCGAATTCCTGGCGGAACAGCTTGGAAGGCAGCCGGAACGGCGCGAGTCTTTGTTGAGGCAGGCGGTGCATGTATTTGCCGCCCGCAAGCGCTATGACCTGGCGATTGCGCAGGCGGCCGCCCTGCGGGATCCGGAGGAGATGGCGCTCTTGCTGCAGGACGGGGGCGGCGAGCTCATCCGGGACGGACGTCTGGAGCTCGTCTGCGCCGCGCTGGCCGGACTGCCGGAGCGCATCAAGCACCGGCATCCTTACCTGCTTGTGCTGCAGGGCGATATTTTCCGTTACCAATGTCAATATGAGGCTTCCGCCGAGCAGTATCGTCTGGCCGAGTACGGAGCCGGCAGCGCAGGCAACCGGATGGTGCAGATGCTGGCTCTCGAAGGGCAGGCGCTCTTGTACCTGGACACGATTCGCCCAGGCCTGGCAGAGCCCTTGCTTGAACGGGCCATTGCGCTGGCCGAAGCGCTGTACGGATTTTACCCGCTGTTAACGGACGAGGCGGAAGCCGGCCTGGCGGCAGGGCAGGGGCCATCCGATCCGGATGGGAATCGGCCCGGCCCGCAAGCTCAAGCTTCCTTCTCCGCTTATCGCCCGGAATGGCACGGGCCTGCGGGAGGGAGGCAGCCGTTGGCGCGGCTGTACGCGATGATGGCCGAAAATATGCTGAACGCGGGCAGAGGGATGGAGGCGCAGATCTGGTATAATCGCGCGATACATGCCGATCGGGACAGCCGGGATTGGATTCTGGAGGCGAGGCTGTGCCTGCGGACGGGGCGTCTGCGCGAAGCGAGGGCGAAGCTGCTGCGGGCTGAGCAATTGGAGCGCGGGGAAGGAATGCCGTATCACGGCCTCAGCTATCATCCGAAGACATTGTCGCGCTCGCATCGGGAGATCGACCTGCTGCTGTCGATGATCGACAGCATGCGCGGCGAGCCGGCTCCAGCCAAGCGGGCGGCGCAGGAAGGCATGATGCATGGCATCCGCTTGAAGGCCCCCTTCGTGGAAGCCTGCGGCTGGATGCGGATGGGGCATGCCGCACAGCTGATGGACACCTATGATGCCGGCGTGGCCGCGGATTGCTACCAGGAGGCATTGGCCATCATGGAGCGGCTGGAGGTCAAGCGGGGCAGCGCGGAGCCGTATATGGGGCTGTGCCTGCTGTACGGCCGCGCGCGCTCGGCGGAGACGGCGCTGCGGTACGGGCAGACCGCCTGGGACGGAACGCAGAGCGCCAACGATGGCTGGCTGACTGCGCTGATCCGCTTGAGCATGGGCATGGCTCTGTTCTATGCCGACCGCTGCGAGGAAGCCGGGCAGGTGTTTCGCGAATGCGGGGAACGGTTCGTCGCCTGCGGGGATCGGTTCGGCTGCGCCACGGCGGAAATGTGGCTTGCGCTCATCGCCTACCGGCTGGATCGGGACAGCGGGTTCGCGGTCTCGATGGAACGCTGTTTGACGCTGGCCGAACAGGAAGGATACTCTTTTCTGTTCACGCGGCGCACGTTGTTCGGACCAAGCGACACGCAGCAGCTTATTCCGCCGCTCATCGAAGCGGTCCGGCTCGATCTGTGCCGGGCCTATGCCGCTTCGCTGCTCTCGGAGCTCGGCATGGACCGCCTGACGTATCATCCCGGCTATACGCTCTATATTGATACGCTGGGCGAGTTCCGCGTTCGCCTGGGCGACGTAGAGCTGGAGGAGAAAGATTGGCAGCGCGGGAAAGCGAAGGAGCTGTTCCAACTGCTTGTGACCCGACGCCATCGTCCGGCATCGAAGGAAGAACTGCTTAGCGAGCTGTTCCCTGAGGCGGAGGAGAAAGCGGCGAACCGCGACTTCAAGGTGGCCCTCAACGCCCTGAATACGGCTCTGGAGCCTCATCGCCGCGCCCGATCCGCGCCTTATTTTATTTTGCGGCGGGGGCAGGCCTACCAGCTCAATCCGGCTGCGGGCTGGGCGCTGGATGCCGATCGCTTCGAGCGGGAGATCGCGGGCGGGCTTGAAGCCGAGGATGCGGCAGAGGCCGTATCCCGGCTGGAGGAGGGGCTGCGCTTATACGATGGAGACTATATGCCGGATCGGCGTTATGAGGATTGGTGCATCGAGGAAAGAGAGCGGCTGCAGGTGCTGTTCATGCGCGGAGCGGAACGGCTGTCCCGCCTTTATATCGCGTCAGGGGCTTACGAGAAGGCGGTACGGTGGGCGGAGGCGATGACGGCTAAGGATCGGTGCTGGGAGGAAGCCTATCGCATCTTGATCGCCTGCCATCTCCGGATGAACAACCGGAACCAGGCGCTCAAATGGTACCGGAAGTGCGCGGCGGCGCTCCAGGATGAGCTTGGCATCGAGCCGATGGCGAGCATTCGGGAGTTGATGGCGGCCGTAACGGAATGA
- a CDS encoding ABC transporter ATP-binding protein, whose protein sequence is MNGTGSARAGDIVLATDGLTIAFGGHAAVRDVSLNIERYRFKSIIGPNGAGKTTLFNLLSGQLRPTAGTIRFNGQDITGLPPFRRTRLGMGRSFQMTNVFPNLTVLENVRLSVQSRQGVRLNWHASKRAFRRFEEEAQHWLDMALLGSRSGAQASYLAHGEKRKLELAMLLALQPELLLLDEPTAGISIEEVPAILEVIHRMKDEGKRTIVLIEHKMEMVLALSDTIAVLFGGRLLADGRPEEIMGNETVQAAYLGGLYDDAAASARN, encoded by the coding sequence ATGAACGGGACGGGATCCGCTCGCGCCGGCGATATTGTATTGGCAACGGACGGGCTGACGATCGCTTTCGGAGGCCATGCGGCGGTCCGCGATGTGAGTCTGAACATAGAGCGCTATCGCTTCAAGTCCATTATCGGGCCGAACGGCGCGGGCAAGACGACGCTCTTCAATCTGCTCAGCGGACAGCTGCGCCCGACGGCCGGGACGATCCGCTTCAACGGCCAGGACATCACGGGACTGCCTCCGTTCCGGCGCACGCGCCTGGGAATGGGGCGCTCCTTCCAGATGACGAATGTATTTCCGAATCTGACCGTGCTCGAAAATGTGCGGCTCAGCGTTCAATCGCGGCAGGGCGTCCGCCTGAATTGGCATGCATCGAAGAGAGCGTTCCGGCGCTTCGAGGAGGAGGCGCAGCATTGGCTGGATATGGCGCTGCTCGGCAGCCGTTCCGGGGCGCAGGCCTCCTATCTCGCGCATGGGGAGAAGCGCAAGCTGGAGCTGGCGATGCTGCTCGCGCTGCAGCCGGAATTGCTCCTGCTAGATGAGCCGACGGCCGGAATCTCGATCGAAGAGGTACCCGCCATCCTGGAGGTGATCCACAGGATGAAGGACGAAGGCAAGCGCACGATCGTGCTGATTGAGCACAAGATGGAGATGGTGCTCGCTCTGTCCGACACGATCGCGGTGCTGTTCGGCGGCAGGCTCCTGGCAGACGGACGCCCGGAGGAGATTATGGGCAACGAGACGGTGCAGGCGGCTTATTTGGGAGGGCTGTATGATGACGCTGCTGCAAGTGCAAGGAATTGA
- the fabG gene encoding 3-oxoacyl-ACP reductase FabG produces MKLEGKTAIITGGANGIGEAAVRLFLDAGANVVIADFNEEAGRRLLQDLGPSAAERALFAACNVADPASVEQLVAKTLERFGAIEVLINNAGITRDAMLLKMSPEQWRDVIDVNLTGVFHCTRHAAPYMAAQGRGKIINTASIVGVQGNIGQTNYAAAKAGVIGMTKTWARELGYKGICVNAVAPGFIATEMVAKMPENIVDAMRNKVPLRRLGQPEDVAQVYLFLASAAADYINGAVIEVNGGLSI; encoded by the coding sequence ATGAAGCTTGAGGGCAAGACGGCAATCATTACCGGGGGAGCCAACGGGATTGGCGAAGCGGCCGTGCGGCTGTTCCTGGATGCGGGGGCGAATGTCGTTATCGCCGATTTCAATGAAGAAGCGGGGAGGCGTCTCCTCCAGGATCTGGGGCCGTCCGCAGCGGAGCGCGCGCTCTTCGCGGCATGCAATGTCGCGGATCCGGCCAGCGTCGAGCAGCTTGTGGCGAAGACGCTGGAGCGCTTCGGCGCCATCGAGGTGCTGATTAACAACGCCGGCATCACCCGCGACGCGATGCTGCTCAAAATGTCGCCGGAGCAATGGCGCGATGTCATCGATGTAAATCTGACCGGCGTGTTCCACTGCACCCGGCATGCCGCGCCTTATATGGCCGCTCAAGGACGGGGCAAGATTATTAACACGGCCTCCATCGTCGGCGTGCAGGGGAATATCGGCCAGACCAACTATGCCGCCGCCAAAGCGGGCGTCATCGGCATGACGAAGACATGGGCGCGTGAGCTTGGCTACAAAGGCATCTGCGTAAACGCGGTCGCTCCCGGCTTTATCGCGACGGAGATGGTGGCGAAGATGCCGGAGAACATAGTCGACGCCATGCGGAACAAGGTGCCCCTGCGCCGGCTCGGACAGCCGGAAGATGTCGCGCAGGTCTATCTGTTCCTAGCGTCCGCCGCAGCGGACTATATTAACGGAGCCGTCATTGAAGTGAACGGAGGGCTCTCGATTTGA